The Hymenobacter sp. 5317J-9 genome has a window encoding:
- a CDS encoding glycoside hydrolase family 2 TIM barrel-domain containing protein translates to MEDLNPSNYSLSASRPEEEPAEELANPLPRAVLRMSSHVLLDGQWKFAHDVEDVGLRDDWALGHNYEHLAQWPGSVEAHLAEVRGQQDGAAWHDKIVVWYEREFNLPEVAEPQARSLIQLTFGACGYETRVWLNGQLLKTIEGEDVHYGEYTSFSYELSEENLHLVNRLTVRIVDTMDAETPRGKQESHVYKRGGIWYQTYTGAVRSVWLETVERNRLRSRVGVVSVVEDQLVRFNLTLRIHDAGDYTIRLQVFDPLTTDRTAPLAASDFPLHLESGQWQQRMVLELPGAELWSPEAPNRYRLVAQLIDADGYAAQIETLFGLRKIEARGRYVYLNNQPTYLDGILYQPGQATLEEMQRHMHAMKALGCNLVRVHIAGIDPRIYNLADELGLLLWVEVPSPHSSTPRSRQNHRAELLRLVTLSETHPSIIIWSLYNEDWGAQDIATNPETREYIVDTYHFMQIAYPQFLVVDNDGWHHISYTGRLKSDLLTAHLYTPDLARWRELLDRLVGGQMDGTAAFPLVVGDPFFYRRQVPLIVSEWGGFGFSDYGGPADAESRTNSIKAFKQELRTRPIAGDVYTQATNIEDERNGLIDPHTGALSVPEGLLASRQLEFLQ, encoded by the coding sequence ATGGAGGACCTGAACCCATCCAACTATTCCCTCTCGGCCAGCCGCCCGGAAGAGGAGCCCGCTGAAGAACTCGCCAACCCCCTGCCCCGCGCCGTGCTGCGCATGAGCAGCCACGTGCTGCTTGATGGCCAATGGAAATTTGCCCACGACGTGGAAGACGTGGGCCTGCGCGACGACTGGGCCCTGGGCCACAACTACGAGCACCTGGCCCAGTGGCCCGGCTCGGTAGAAGCACACCTAGCCGAAGTACGAGGCCAACAGGACGGCGCCGCCTGGCACGACAAGATTGTGGTGTGGTACGAGCGGGAGTTCAACCTGCCCGAAGTGGCCGAGCCGCAAGCCCGCTCCCTCATTCAGCTCACGTTTGGGGCCTGCGGCTACGAAACCCGGGTGTGGCTCAACGGCCAGTTGCTGAAAACCATTGAGGGCGAAGACGTGCACTACGGCGAATACACGTCCTTCAGCTACGAGCTGAGCGAGGAAAACCTGCACCTCGTGAACCGCCTTACCGTGCGCATCGTGGACACGATGGACGCCGAGACGCCCCGCGGCAAGCAGGAATCGCACGTGTACAAGCGCGGCGGCATCTGGTACCAGACGTACACCGGCGCCGTGCGCAGCGTGTGGCTCGAAACCGTGGAGCGCAACCGCCTGCGCTCGCGCGTGGGCGTGGTGAGCGTGGTGGAAGACCAGCTGGTGCGCTTCAACCTGACGCTGCGCATCCACGACGCGGGCGACTACACCATCCGCCTGCAGGTGTTCGACCCGCTCACGACTGACCGCACGGCGCCGCTGGCCGCTTCCGATTTTCCGCTGCATCTAGAATCCGGGCAGTGGCAGCAGCGGATGGTGCTGGAGCTGCCCGGCGCCGAGCTCTGGAGCCCCGAAGCGCCCAACCGCTACCGCCTGGTGGCCCAGCTCATCGACGCAGATGGCTACGCCGCCCAGATTGAAACGCTGTTTGGGCTACGCAAAATCGAGGCGCGCGGCCGCTACGTCTACCTCAACAACCAGCCGACTTACCTCGACGGCATTCTCTACCAGCCCGGCCAGGCCACGTTGGAAGAAATGCAGCGCCACATGCACGCCATGAAGGCCCTGGGCTGCAACCTGGTCCGTGTGCACATCGCCGGCATCGACCCGCGCATCTACAACCTGGCCGATGAGTTGGGCCTGCTGCTGTGGGTGGAAGTGCCCAGCCCCCATAGTTCCACCCCGCGCAGCCGCCAAAACCACCGCGCCGAGCTGCTGCGCCTCGTCACACTGAGCGAGACCCACCCCAGCATCATCATCTGGAGCCTTTACAACGAGGACTGGGGTGCTCAGGACATCGCCACCAACCCCGAAACGCGCGAGTACATCGTCGACACCTACCACTTCATGCAGATTGCCTACCCGCAGTTTCTGGTGGTGGATAACGACGGCTGGCACCACATTTCCTACACCGGCCGCCTCAAGTCCGACCTCCTCACCGCCCACCTCTACACCCCCGACCTGGCCCGCTGGCGAGAACTACTTGACCGCCTGGTGGGCGGCCAGATGGACGGCACGGCGGCTTTCCCGCTGGTGGTGGGCGACCCGTTCTTCTACCGCCGGCAGGTGCCGCTGATTGTGAGCGAATGGGGCGGTTTTGGTTTTTCCGACTACGGCGGCCCGGCCGACGCCGAATCCCGCACCAACAGCATCAAAGCCTTTAAGCAGGAGCTGCGCACCCGCCCCATTGCGGGCGACGTGTACACCCAGGCCACCAACATCGAAGACGAGCGCAACGGCCTCATCGACCCGCACACCGGCGCGCTCAGCGTGCCCGAAGGCTTGCTGGCCTCGCGCCAGCTGGAATTTTTGCAGTAA
- a CDS encoding phosphatase PAP2 family protein, with product MLIRLRLLLLLAGWPCIQAAAQAPTRPLPDSVTARPAGHLRAALLRVAVPSVAISVGVLAHKPTFNQTLCKAKQDLQEETQEVFGGFDAHGLDDYTRHVPLALAYGMMATGHKGERTPLGFTLIYLVAHELDQGVVNQLKRITAEPRPYNAQDLSSFPSSHTSQAFLTATLLHEQYGRQYPWVSVTGYAVATATGTMRVLGNKHWATDVLAGAAIGFLSAETVWHAYPALTKLLPQRLAHKMLLVPTYAPGGGAGLAMGVQL from the coding sequence ATGTTAATTCGGTTGCGCTTGCTTTTGCTGCTGGCCGGGTGGCCGTGCATCCAGGCCGCCGCCCAGGCTCCCACCCGCCCATTGCCCGACTCGGTAACGGCCCGGCCCGCCGGGCACCTGCGCGCAGCCCTGTTGCGCGTGGCCGTGCCGTCGGTGGCCATCAGCGTGGGCGTGCTGGCCCACAAACCCACCTTCAACCAAACCCTGTGCAAGGCCAAGCAGGACCTGCAGGAAGAAACGCAGGAGGTTTTCGGCGGCTTCGATGCGCACGGCCTTGACGACTACACGCGCCACGTGCCCCTGGCCCTGGCGTATGGCATGATGGCCACCGGCCACAAAGGCGAGCGCACGCCGCTGGGCTTCACCCTCATTTACCTGGTGGCGCACGAGCTGGACCAGGGCGTGGTCAACCAGCTCAAGCGCATCACCGCCGAACCCCGCCCCTACAACGCGCAGGACCTGAGCTCGTTTCCGTCGTCGCACACCTCGCAGGCTTTTCTCACGGCCACCCTGCTGCACGAGCAATACGGCCGCCAATATCCTTGGGTGAGCGTGACCGGCTACGCCGTGGCCACCGCCACGGGCACCATGCGCGTGCTCGGCAACAAGCACTGGGCCACCGACGTGCTGGCCGGTGCTGCCATCGGCTTTCTCTCGGCCGAAACGGTGTGGCACGCCTACCCGGCGCTCACCAAACTGCTGCCACAGCGGCTGGCCCACAAAATGCTGCTAGTGCCCACCTACGCCCCCGGCGGCGGGGCCGGGCTGGCCATGGGCGTGCAGCTGTAG
- a CDS encoding asparagine synthetase B, translating into MAAAGVAVPLAARANHVFIPMDNTQKEALKAYGVAFWLLQREVPVDWLLNYRGGAFAFETSSAAENELAVRGVTFQVISEAQYTSILQEIADPNANMDVMKLEKVPKIAVYTPKGKQPWDDAVTMVLTYAEIPYTQIYDDEVLKGELPKYDWLHLHHEDFTGEYGKFYATYRNYPWYQQQVRDAEAAAKRNGFAKVSVMKGAVATKMQEFIAGGGFLFAMCSATDSYDIALAGLGIDMVESMYDGDPADPNAQSKLNFNRCLAFQNFQLKTNPFEYEYSNIDMQPGERGLGEQNDYFQLFTFSAKYDPVPTMLCQNHEKTIHGFMGQTTAFRKSLVKPDVVIMGDTKQTGEARYVHGSLGKGTWTFYGGHDPEDYQHLVGEEPTDLALHPNSPGYRLILNNILFPAAKKKKQKT; encoded by the coding sequence ATGGCGGCGGCCGGCGTGGCGGTCCCCCTGGCCGCGCGCGCCAACCACGTGTTCATCCCCATGGATAACACCCAAAAAGAGGCCCTGAAGGCCTACGGGGTGGCATTCTGGCTGCTGCAGCGCGAAGTGCCCGTCGACTGGCTGCTCAACTACCGCGGCGGCGCGTTTGCCTTCGAAACCAGTTCGGCGGCCGAGAACGAGTTGGCCGTGCGCGGCGTCACGTTTCAGGTCATCAGCGAAGCGCAATATACCAGCATCCTGCAGGAAATAGCCGACCCCAACGCCAACATGGACGTGATGAAGCTGGAGAAGGTGCCCAAAATTGCGGTGTACACGCCCAAGGGCAAGCAGCCCTGGGACGACGCCGTGACTATGGTGCTCACCTACGCCGAAATTCCTTACACCCAGATTTACGACGACGAAGTGCTGAAGGGCGAGCTGCCCAAATACGACTGGCTGCACTTGCACCACGAAGACTTCACGGGCGAGTACGGCAAGTTCTACGCCACCTACCGCAACTACCCCTGGTACCAGCAGCAGGTGCGCGACGCCGAAGCCGCCGCCAAGCGCAATGGGTTTGCCAAAGTGAGCGTGATGAAGGGCGCCGTGGCCACCAAAATGCAGGAATTCATTGCGGGCGGTGGCTTTTTGTTTGCCATGTGCTCGGCCACCGACAGCTACGACATCGCCCTGGCCGGCCTGGGCATCGACATGGTGGAAAGCATGTACGACGGCGACCCGGCCGACCCCAATGCCCAATCCAAGCTCAACTTCAACCGCTGCCTGGCCTTTCAGAACTTCCAGCTCAAAACCAACCCGTTTGAGTACGAGTACTCCAACATCGACATGCAGCCCGGCGAGCGGGGCTTGGGCGAGCAAAACGACTACTTTCAGCTATTCACCTTTTCGGCCAAGTACGACCCCGTGCCCACCATGCTGTGCCAGAACCACGAAAAAACCATTCACGGCTTCATGGGCCAGACCACGGCCTTCCGCAAAAGCCTCGTGAAACCCGACGTGGTGATAATGGGCGACACCAAGCAAACCGGCGAAGCGCGCTACGTGCACGGCTCCCTGGGTAAAGGCACCTGGACATTCTACGGCGGCCACGACCCCGAAGACTACCAGCACCTAGTGGGCGAGGAACCCACCGACCTGGCCCTGCACCCCAATTCCCCCGGCTACCGCCTCATCCTGAACAACATTCTGTTTCCGGCGGCAAAAAAGAAGAAGCAAAAAACCTAA